DNA from Geobacillus vulcani PSS1:
TGACGCGACAAATAATCAATCAGCTTTGGAATGTCTGACTCCCGCCAAAGATCACAGCATAAATAGTCACCCGATGTTTGCACATTGGAAATAAAATCGCCGACATCACGTTTTAACGAGTGCGCAATAGAATGATGTTCTTTTTTTATTTTTATCAACAACTGAATCGCTCGTTTATGCATCCCTCTTAACTGTTCCATCGTCCCAATTTTCGAAATGACCCCGTCTTCCATAATCGCAATCGTATCGCATATTTTTTCTACTTCAGAAAGATTATGTGATGTTAGAAAAATCGTCATATCATTAGAAGCAAGTTGCTGAATAAGTTGCTGAATTTCGGCAGCCGATTCCGGGTCCAGACCGGAAGTCGGCTCATCGAGAAATACAACTGACGGTGTTCCTATGATCGCCTGGGCAATCCCAAGCTTCTTTTTCATTCCAAATGAGTAACTGCCGACCTTTTTCTTCTCATGCCCTTTCAATCCTACACTATCTAATATAGTCAACGCATCAACCTTTTTTAGTTTCACGTTTTTCAATTTCGCAAAAAATGTTAGATGTTCTAAAGCTGTTAAATCATAATAATAGTTTGCCGCATCAGGCATAACACCGATCATCTTCTTAATCTCGTTCATTTCCTTGTTCGTTTTCCCGCCAATCACAAAACTCCCTTCGCTAGGGAGCGTAATTCCTGTGAGCATATTAATGGTCGTTGTTTTTCCTGCGCCGTTTTTGCCTAAAAAGCCGAAAATTTCGCCCTTTTCTACATCAAAAGTAACCCCTTTAACGACATAATGATCTTTAAATTTCTTTTTTAGGTTATGTACTTGTATCATTTTCATTACAAATCTCTCCTTTTAAATACCGCCAAGGCGATTAGCAGCATAAGCGCCGCGAAACAAGCAGGAACAAAAGTATAATAGCTTCCTTTCATAATGTAGTAATAAGGCAACACATATTTAACAATTTTTAAAACAAATTGCTTAGATGTGATAGACCATATCCCTAACACCGGTATAGCAATCCCTAATAAAATAGCAATGAATGTAGTATGGGATGGCTTTTTTACCACCAATGAAAGTAATATCGTCACACCGATAGCGTAGGCAAGAAAACAGATCATTTTCAGAAAATCAAAAACAAATAGTTGTCCCGCAAACAAAGCAATGACAGTAAATGAACTTAGAACACAGACGAACCAAAACAAAAAAACCCCAAGAAACTTTCCAATTACAATGGCATTTCTTGAAGACTTTGTAACTAAAAAACGGATTGTCTGATTTTCCACTTCCCGATTTATCACATCATGAGATAACGATAAGACAAAGAGAGACCCAAAAAACATCACAAGTGCACGAATGCTGGAGGCATACACGGATTCACCTTGATCTTGTTGCAATAATTCTAAGTTATTGCTGAAAAATTTAGACGAGGCAAAACTCACAATCAGAAAAAACAAAATCACAGCAATCGATTTAAAACTTTTAAATAAGCTTTTAAATTCTTTTTCAATAATGGCTCGCATGAATCATCACCTACTTTGTTCTCTTTTTCGAACTAAGCGCAGAAACGAAAAGTACTGCAACAATAGCGATCAATATAAAATTGTACGGCGATTGGTTGCGATAAATAAAATAGGCAACAACGGCGGCAGCCAATAGAAGATATCTCATGTTACTCCATTCCTTCCCTGTATATTTTGTAATACGTAAAAATACCGAAGACTACCAACGCTAAAATGCTCAGCAATGTTCCCGCGCGCAACAATATAAGCCCTACAAATAGGCTCAAAATGATATACTTTACAGAGGAAAATATTACATATTTCTTCGTCGGAGATTTTTGTGCTTTAAAATAAAGGCTGATACTATACAAAAAAATAGATATTATCATATTGGTGAACATAAGCGAAAGATGGACTTCACAAAAAATACAGTAGACAACTAATGCAAACCAGCTAAACAAAATATTGAAACATCCTGCCACAAAATCATCGGACATTATCTTCTGCTGATTTGGTACAGGAAAATGATCAACAATGCTGTTGGAACGGAACAATCCTAACATTCTAACCTCATAAAAAAAATAACAACTCATCATAAATACTAAGTAAAAGCTAGAAATTTCGTCATTGGCTCCTTGTACAACATAGCTCCCCCAAGAATATACGATTGATAAAACCGTAATAGTCCAATATTTTAATAATACAGATTGATCCCTTATATATATCTTTATGCTCGTTTTTATGATATTTTGTAACTGCGGATTAAATACTGCTATATAACTCAGTCGGGAGATAACATTGCTCAATCTCCTAATGCCTATAGGAAGATCTGGCTTCTTGACGATTAATAATTTATTAACAAAGACAGGTGCTGCCACCAATGATATAGCAACACTTAATAAGATTATAGAATCATATAGTCTTGTTTGAGAAAAGCAAACCGCATAATAATGGAAATTAAAAAAATATGGCTTCTCATTTTCCGTGAAAAACAAAACAACCAGAAAAATTATCGGGATTAAAAAACGCCAAAAATACCTTCTTTTAACTAAATAGGATATATACTCTATCACTTGAGACACGAATATTAGAGAAAGAATCCGAAAAAAATAAAGGGCCATAAGTAACAATGGAGTTTGAATTATAACTAGGACAATAAAATTTAAAAAATAGAATCTCATTTTATCCCGGTTAAATAGTTTGCATAATCCATTTAAGATAACTATTTTAAATGGGTGTATAGGTGTTTTTTTTAAAAAAACAAATAATGCTTCAATACTTTCTCTTTGATTTCCGTTCATAAATATGGAAATTATGTGTAGAAGGAAAATGGCTAATGGGACTATCTTCAGTACAATATCAACTTGAAACATATGCAGCAAAACAGCCAATACTCCTCCAAAAAGAGCAGCAGTTCCCCAAGATAGCAATTTGTTAACATGCCCTTCTACTAGCTTTGTATAAATCATAAAATATTGTTTAATGAGCATGTTATTCTAGACTCCCTTTTATAAATAATCGTCCTCTTTAATTGTTCTATTAATGATTTGATAGCACCTATCCGATACCGCAATAGCCTCTTGGTATAAATGGCTTGTAAACAAAATAGAGTGACCCCTCTTTTTCTTCTCTAAAAATATCTCCCTAACCGCTTGGACTGACGGTGCATCCAACCCCTCAAAAATCTCGTCACAAACTAACAAAACTGGATCATATAATAAAATACCCATAAGTACAATTTTTTTTCTTGTCCCAAAAGATAAATTTCCGATTAGTTCATCTAAGTAAAGCTTTACAGATAATTTCTCTGATAGATGTTCAATTTTTCTGCTCGTCTCTTTTTCAGATAAAGAAAAAACACCTTTTATAAATGAAAAATACTCATTAGGGGTTAAAAGCTCACAAAAAGAATAGTCATCCGTTGGCACAAATCCACTGTGCCTTCTAATTTGGATTCTTTTCGTTATATCATATCCGTTAATCTTAACTAATCCCGATTCAAAATTTGTGTACCCTAATATGCAATGTAAAAATAAACTTTTTCCTGTTCCGTTCTTTCCGAACAGACAGCATATTTCTCCTCTTGCGATCGCCATATTGCAATCCTTTAAAATAACTTTGTGATTTATCATCTTTGTAAAATCCCTTACATATAATACATTGGAACCCATTGACATATAACTAAAACCTCGTTATAATTTATTTAATGAAAATAGGCTAGAACGCATCTTTTTTATTGTTAATAATGTGTTCTAGACAAATCAGCTCGAATGGCTGCAAAGGGATTTAGAGGGCCCCCTTTGTAGCCATTTTTATTTTTATAGCCACAGGCTACTTTATAGCCACAGGCTACCGTGCTAATTAGAAACCTAATAATTTTGCGATAGCCTCAATAACAGTAGACGATAACCCTGAAAGGTAATCAATAAGCGCACTAAGACCTTGGGCAATTGCATTTACAATCGCGCTACCCGCAACAGCGATAATCGCCTTTTTGATCCAATCGCTGAGCTTAGGCCAATTTCGAATTAAATATTCGGCAATTTTTCTAATTAGAGTTGCCATATTTTCATCCTCCTATCAAGGATGCGTTCTAGCCTACGTTCTACATTTTAAGACAACTTGAAATAACAAACATCCGTATTTTCCACAATTTTGATTACGGAAAATACCTATTTTTCAATCGTTTTGTCATATAAGGGAGAACTTTGAGGAACACCCTAGGGGGCCGGTGATTTACTCGCGCAACCGCTTCTCAGAATCGTTTCTCAAGTAGAAAAACTGATTGCATCAGCTTCTATGTTCACGCGTTCCATCATCGATCAAGGCAAACAACGGTTTTTCACCAACCTTCTAGAGGCTTATTCGTATAACGGGTAATGACAGATCATTTTATCCGCGCGTTGATTATCCAATGAAATCCATGCAGAATATACCCGAGTTCGACAGTTTTGAGGTCATTTTAGGCAAACGAAAATGGCCAAAATGCTGTTATATCAAGGGTTTCGTGATGTGGATCCTAGAAAAAAAACGCCGAATTTCATAGGCACACGATTTATTAATTTTTCCTTTTAAACATAAATTTTATACGTTTAGGCATGTACATACGACTCACATTTCGCACCCTCTCGACAAAAATCGGGAGGATTTTTTTATCTTCCTGTCGAATAAAACCTTGAAACACAAGGAAAGCAAAGGAGTTTGCCCATCATGGACGTTCGAATTCGGGCCATTTATGAAAGTTCTTATTTGAATATAATAAGCGCCCTGTTCAAAGATCTTGACCTTCCTCAGTTGATTGATCATCTCGTTCCCGTGAATCCGCAATGCCAAACTCGAGCCAGCGATATCGTCAAGCTAATCGTTCTGGATATCTTGAGCGGCCGGCAAGCGCTCGTTCATTTGGAACAATGGGTGCATGACATCGATTTGCCGAAGCTGGTTCGGCCAGGGCTGGAGCCGTCTTGGTTCAACGACGATGCCATCGCGCGTCATTTGGATCGACTGTATGAGGCGAATATCCATCAAGTCCTTTCGTCTTGCCTCGTGCAGATCTACAAGAAAGAAGGCCTCTCTCTTCGCGTCTTCCACGCCGATACGACGGACAAGACCGTTTACGGCGCGTATGAATCGGTCTCGTCAGAGGCCCTGCAGATCACGCATGGCTACAACCGGCACCATCGTTGGCAAAAACCAATCGGTTTCGGGCTGATCGGCAACGAAGACGGCATCCCGTTTTACGGCGATGTGCACGACGGCAACGTGCCGGACAAAACGTGGAATCCCGAGGTGCTCTCCCGTGTCCATGAACAGCTGAAGCAAGCCAAGATCCAAGACGAATGGATTTACGTGGCGGATTCCGCTGCGATGACGAAAGACACACTGACGCAAACGAAGGCTGCCAATGCCTTTTTGATCACGCGGGGCCCTTCGTCGCTTCGGATCGTGAAACAGGCATTGGCGGAGGCCGATTCGCCTCATATCCCGTGGAGCGACCCCTTTACGCTGGCGGAGAAAAACGGTGCCACGTATCGGGTATGGGAAACGGCCTCGACTTATGAAAGCCATCCGTTTCGGCTGATCGTCGTCGAATCGAGCTCGCTCGACCAGCGAAAAGGAAAGACGCTCGACAAAGAGCGGACCAAAGAAGCGGAGCTTCTTCGCGAGGAACAAGCCCGTTGGGAACGCCACCCCTTCTCTTGTCGGGCAGACGCCGAACAAGCCTTGGCCTCCCTCAAGGCGTCCCTTCGCCCCCAGTTTCATCGGGTGGAAGCCGTGGTCGAAGAGATCGTTCGCCCGAAAAAACGGCGCGGACGACCGAAAAAAGGGGCGGAACCCGAGATGGAGACGCTGTATCTTGTGCGCCTTGACGTCGAATTCGACCCAAACGCTTGGGAACAGGCGAGACGGAAAGCGTCCCGGTTTGTCCTCGTTACGACCGTTCCGAAGGAATGGAAGGGTCAACCGATGGAGGCAAAAGAGATCTTGAAGTTGTATAAAGGCCAAATCTCCGTGGAGATGAACTTCTCTTTCTTGAAAGACCCGTTCTTTACGGATGAGATTTACGTCAAAAAACCAGAACGGGTCGCGGTATTGGGCTATTTGTTTCTGTTGGCCTTGGCCATTTACCGCGTCTTCCAGCGCCGGGTGCGTCAGTTCATCACCCCGGAACGCCCATTAAAGGGCGCGGGAGGCCGGAAACTGACCCGACCCACCGGGCAGGCGATTTTTCAGTTGTTCCGGTATGTGAAAGTCGTCCTACTGGAGTTGCCGGATGGGCACATCCAACGCGCGTTAGGGAAACCGCTCACCCCTGATCAGCGAAGGATCCTGCAGGGATTGGGCATGGATGAGAGCATTTACGTGTAACGTCATACCCGAGTTCGACAGTCACTAGGCAAACAAAATGCCTCTCATCCCTTGATACCAAAGGGACGAGAGGCATTTGGGCATACTTTGGGCGTGTATCTAGGTGCGAGGATGAATGCCTAGAATCTTCGGAGGAGGCTCCAGCCCTAGAGCCGCAAAGAATTGAGCCTGTTTGGCCGTCAGTTCGGTTCGTTGATAAAGGTCACCGTTTTTTGAAGAAAAATGTCCAAGCATGAGACGTTCGCATTCGTCCCTTACGTTCGGCCACGATTCATGGGTTCGAATCTCCACGATCCGAACTAACAAGAGAGCAAGCCAACTGAGCAGCACATGTGCCCGAATGCGGTCTTCCAAGCGATGATACATAGGCCGCAATTCCAATGTAGACTTCAATGTTCGGAAGGCCTGCTCAATATCCACCAGCTGCTTATACCCGATGGCGACATCTTCGGCAGACAAGGTGTCATCGGATGTCCGGATGAGATATTTGCCGTCGTACTTTTCCGCGTCACGAACCGCTTGCTTGTCGATGCGAAGGGTTCCGTCCTTCAACTGGCGCAAGTATTTTCCGTAGGACGGATGGGAACGCAACCGGCAGGTCGCCTTATGATGGGCTTCGTTTGGGAGTTGGCGAAGCCCTTTTAACTCCTCTTTCAGCGATTCGAGCAGCTTTTCTCGCTCCTTGCGTTGGCGTTCGGCTTCGCTGGGATTGTACACGAGAACATAGCGCTGACGCGCTTCTCCGTCGCCGACGATGATTTCTTTGATGTGCAAA
Protein-coding regions in this window:
- a CDS encoding ABC transporter ATP-binding protein encodes the protein MKMIQVHNLKKKFKDHYVVKGVTFDVEKGEIFGFLGKNGAGKTTTINMLTGITLPSEGSFVIGGKTNKEMNEIKKMIGVMPDAANYYYDLTALEHLTFFAKLKNVKLKKVDALTILDSVGLKGHEKKKVGSYSFGMKKKLGIAQAIIGTPSVVFLDEPTSGLDPESAAEIQQLIQQLASNDMTIFLTSHNLSEVEKICDTIAIMEDGVISKIGTMEQLRGMHKRAIQLLIKIKKEHHSIAHSLKRDVGDFISNVQTSGDYLCCDLWRESDIPKLIDYLSRQNIDIYEVRVEKPTLEDIFFDRVADR
- a CDS encoding ABC transporter permease, whose amino-acid sequence is MRAIIEKEFKSLFKSFKSIAVILFFLIVSFASSKFFSNNLELLQQDQGESVYASSIRALVMFFGSLFVLSLSHDVINREVENQTIRFLVTKSSRNAIVIGKFLGVFLFWFVCVLSSFTVIALFAGQLFVFDFLKMICFLAYAIGVTILLSLVVKKPSHTTFIAILLGIAIPVLGIWSITSKQFVLKIVKYVLPYYYIMKGSYYTFVPACFAALMLLIALAVFKRRDL
- a CDS encoding ATP-binding cassette domain-containing protein, translated to MINHKVILKDCNMAIARGEICCLFGKNGTGKSLFLHCILGYTNFESGLVKINGYDITKRIQIRRHSGFVPTDDYSFCELLTPNEYFSFIKGVFSLSEKETSRKIEHLSEKLSVKLYLDELIGNLSFGTRKKIVLMGILLYDPVLLVCDEIFEGLDAPSVQAVREIFLEKKKRGHSILFTSHLYQEAIAVSDRCYQIINRTIKEDDYL
- a CDS encoding IS1634 family transposase codes for the protein MDVRIRAIYESSYLNIISALFKDLDLPQLIDHLVPVNPQCQTRASDIVKLIVLDILSGRQALVHLEQWVHDIDLPKLVRPGLEPSWFNDDAIARHLDRLYEANIHQVLSSCLVQIYKKEGLSLRVFHADTTDKTVYGAYESVSSEALQITHGYNRHHRWQKPIGFGLIGNEDGIPFYGDVHDGNVPDKTWNPEVLSRVHEQLKQAKIQDEWIYVADSAAMTKDTLTQTKAANAFLITRGPSSLRIVKQALAEADSPHIPWSDPFTLAEKNGATYRVWETASTYESHPFRLIVVESSSLDQRKGKTLDKERTKEAELLREEQARWERHPFSCRADAEQALASLKASLRPQFHRVEAVVEEIVRPKKRRGRPKKGAEPEMETLYLVRLDVEFDPNAWEQARRKASRFVLVTTVPKEWKGQPMEAKEILKLYKGQISVEMNFSFLKDPFFTDEIYVKKPERVAVLGYLFLLALAIYRVFQRRVRQFITPERPLKGAGGRKLTRPTGQAIFQLFRYVKVVLLELPDGHIQRALGKPLTPDQRRILQGLGMDESIYV